One window from the genome of Castellaniella sp. MT123 encodes:
- the phoB gene encoding phosphate regulon transcriptional regulator PhoB produces MPATILIVEDEPAIQELLTVNLQHAGYAVRSAGDSREAQAQIQSVLPDLILLDWMLPDQPGIRLAQQLRAAPRTRDIPLIMLTARGTEQDKVDGLESGADDYLTKPFSPRELLARIKSLLRRRAPQLTPEPIQAGTLTLDPNARQVVGAGQALPMGPTEFRLLHFLMTHAQRVYSRSQLLDQVWGDHVFVEERTVDVHIRRLRKALSPAALEHTIQTVRGAGYRFSTTHTE; encoded by the coding sequence ATGCCAGCCACGATCCTCATCGTCGAAGATGAACCCGCCATCCAGGAACTGCTGACCGTCAATCTGCAACATGCCGGTTATGCGGTGCGCAGCGCCGGCGACAGCCGCGAGGCCCAGGCACAGATCCAGAGTGTCCTGCCGGACCTGATCCTGCTGGACTGGATGCTGCCGGACCAGCCCGGCATCCGCCTCGCCCAGCAACTGCGCGCCGCGCCGCGCACCCGGGACATCCCCCTGATCATGCTCACGGCACGCGGCACGGAACAAGACAAGGTGGACGGCCTGGAATCCGGTGCCGACGACTACCTGACCAAACCCTTTTCCCCGCGCGAGCTGCTGGCGCGCATCAAATCGCTGCTACGCCGCCGGGCCCCACAGCTGACGCCCGAGCCGATTCAAGCGGGCACACTGACCCTGGACCCCAACGCACGGCAGGTCGTAGGCGCGGGACAGGCGCTGCCGATGGGACCGACGGAATTTCGCCTGCTACACTTTCTCATGACGCACGCACAGCGCGTGTATAGCCGCAGCCAGCTGCTGGATCAGGTCTGGGGCGACCATGTCTTCGTCGAGGAACGCACGGTCGACGTCCATATCCGCCGTCTGCGCAAGGCCCTGTCCCCGGCCGCCCTGGAACACACCATCCAGACAGTCCGGGGGGCGGGCTACCGTTTCAGCACCACACACACGGAATGA
- the ubiE gene encoding bifunctional demethylmenaquinone methyltransferase/2-methoxy-6-polyprenyl-1,4-benzoquinol methylase UbiE, which translates to MIESSHDAGQGPQTHFGFETVRESDKAHRVADVFHSVASRYDLMNDLMSGGLHRIWKAFTVGRAQIRPGMRVLDIAGGTGDLARAFARRAGPTGQVWLTDINDSMLRVGRDRLLDRGLVTPVAVCDAECLPFPDRYFDRVSVAFGLRNMTHKDRALAEMHRVLKPGGKLLVLEFSRVARPLAPVYDWYSFNVLPKMGQLVASDEASYRYLAESIRMHPDQETLADMLRTVGFSRVQYFNMTVGVVALHEGVRLN; encoded by the coding sequence ATGATTGAATCATCCCACGACGCCGGCCAGGGGCCGCAAACTCATTTCGGTTTCGAGACCGTCCGCGAGTCGGACAAGGCCCATCGCGTTGCCGATGTCTTTCATTCGGTCGCCTCACGCTACGACCTGATGAACGACCTGATGTCCGGTGGGTTGCATCGTATCTGGAAGGCCTTCACGGTGGGTCGGGCCCAGATTCGCCCCGGGATGCGGGTGCTGGACATCGCCGGGGGCACCGGCGATCTGGCGCGCGCGTTCGCACGCCGGGCGGGGCCTACCGGCCAGGTCTGGCTGACCGACATCAATGATTCCATGCTGCGGGTCGGGCGGGACCGCCTGCTGGATCGCGGCCTGGTGACGCCGGTGGCGGTCTGCGACGCGGAATGCCTGCCGTTTCCCGACCGTTATTTCGACCGTGTGTCGGTGGCTTTCGGTTTGCGCAACATGACGCACAAAGACCGCGCCCTGGCTGAAATGCATCGGGTGCTGAAACCCGGCGGCAAGCTGCTGGTGCTGGAATTCTCGCGCGTGGCGCGCCCGCTTGCCCCCGTCTACGACTGGTATTCCTTCAACGTCCTGCCCAAGATGGGCCAGCTGGTGGCGTCCGACGAGGCCAGCTACCGGTATCTGGCCGAATCCATCCGCATGCACCCGGACCAGGAAACCCTGGCCGACATGCTGCGCACTGTGGGGTTCAGTCGGGTACAGTATTTCAACATGACGGTCGGTGTTGTGGCGCTGCACGAAGGGGTGCGGCTGAACTGA